Proteins encoded within one genomic window of Geotalea daltonii FRC-32:
- a CDS encoding chemotaxis protein CheW, whose translation MEQATDQTGATQYLTFTLDDEVFALDIGKVREVLDYTTVTKVPQTPDFMRGVINLRGNVVPVVDMRLKFAINATENTVNTCIIIVEVAVDGEVTILGAMADSVQEVLDLEPDQIEPPPRIGTKMRTDFISGMGKRDEQFIMILDIDRIFSGEELAAVQGENIAAAANE comes from the coding sequence CGACTCAATATCTCACTTTTACCCTCGATGACGAAGTTTTTGCCCTGGATATCGGCAAGGTACGGGAGGTGCTGGACTACACAACGGTGACCAAGGTTCCCCAGACCCCTGATTTCATGCGCGGGGTGATTAATCTGCGCGGCAATGTGGTGCCGGTGGTGGACATGCGGCTGAAATTCGCCATCAATGCCACGGAGAATACCGTCAACACCTGCATCATCATTGTCGAAGTGGCTGTGGACGGCGAGGTCACTATTCTTGGCGCCATGGCCGATTCGGTACAGGAAGTGCTGGACCTGGAACCGGATCAGATCGAGCCGCCTCCCAGGATCGGCACAAAAATGAGGACCGATTTCATCAGTGGCATGGGAAAACGGGATGAGCAGTTCATCATGATACTGGACATCGACAGGATTTTTTCGGGAGAGGAACTGGCTGCGGTGCAGGGAGAAAACATCGCTGCCGCAGCTAATGAATAG
- a CDS encoding methyl-accepting chemotaxis protein — MKLSNLKIGTRLGLGFSVILAVFVIAIAITALRLNTVRHEASEVVTESLPHLMAAYEIDIEITSMAEAITDAAATHDREGIKEAEDSSRKVMENLEKFKEMFRKENDTASLKDVEAIENRLKDFLQLGERMVDVFITSGLAEGSKVNAELDKARGPLVELVEKLQKAQSDEAIRNSREVVNQAIKVSTILLSMGAGAILLGCIIAFFMTRSITKPLNDAVGVSNRLAEGDLTVEIDATSQDETGILLAAMKNMVERLKEIVAEVKTAADNVASGSQQMSSGSEEMSQGASEQAAAAEEASSSMEEMSSNIRQNADNALQTEKIAVKSAGDAREGGKAVEETVHAMKDIAGKISIIEEIARQTNLLALNAAIEAARAGEHGKGFAVVASEVRKLAERSQKAAAEISELSASSVEVAEKAGDLLTKMVPDIQRTAELVQEISAASREQDTGAEQINKAIQQLDQVIQQNAGASEEMASTAEELASQAEQLQSSISFFRIGDGESVRKNTAKAPSPTKTVQPRKVKIQHIARAEKANGYPAKTSVGHDLDMTGGVDHFDKEFEKF; from the coding sequence ATGAAGTTAAGTAACCTGAAAATCGGAACCCGCTTAGGTTTGGGGTTCAGCGTCATATTGGCAGTTTTTGTCATTGCCATTGCCATAACTGCTTTGAGGCTCAATACTGTGCGCCATGAAGCCAGTGAGGTGGTGACGGAATCTCTGCCCCACCTGATGGCTGCCTACGAGATAGATATAGAAATTACTTCGATGGCCGAAGCAATAACAGATGCTGCTGCTACACATGACAGGGAAGGTATTAAGGAAGCTGAAGACAGCTCTAGGAAGGTGATGGAAAACCTTGAGAAATTCAAGGAGATGTTTCGCAAGGAAAACGACACGGCCAGCCTGAAGGATGTTGAGGCGATTGAGAACCGGCTGAAAGATTTCCTGCAACTGGGAGAACGGATGGTGGATGTTTTCATTACCAGTGGCCTGGCAGAAGGAAGCAAGGTTAATGCTGAACTGGATAAAGCACGCGGGCCGTTGGTGGAGCTCGTTGAAAAGTTGCAAAAAGCTCAAAGCGACGAGGCCATCAGGAACTCCCGTGAAGTGGTCAATCAGGCCATAAAGGTATCGACCATCCTCCTTTCCATGGGGGCCGGCGCAATTCTGCTGGGCTGCATCATCGCTTTCTTCATGACCCGCAGCATCACCAAACCCCTCAATGACGCAGTTGGAGTATCCAACCGTCTGGCAGAAGGTGATCTGACAGTGGAAATAGATGCTACCAGCCAGGATGAGACCGGTATTCTGCTTGCTGCCATGAAAAATATGGTTGAGAGGTTGAAGGAAATTGTTGCCGAGGTTAAGACCGCTGCCGACAACGTGGCGTCGGGTAGCCAACAGATGTCATCGGGCTCGGAAGAAATGTCCCAAGGGGCAAGCGAGCAGGCAGCCGCCGCCGAAGAGGCATCGTCCAGCATGGAGGAGATGTCCTCCAACATCAGGCAGAATGCCGATAACGCCTTGCAGACGGAAAAAATCGCGGTCAAATCCGCCGGTGACGCCCGTGAAGGGGGGAAGGCAGTGGAAGAAACGGTCCATGCCATGAAGGACATCGCCGGGAAAATATCCATCATCGAAGAGATCGCCCGCCAGACCAATCTCCTGGCGCTCAATGCCGCCATAGAAGCCGCCCGTGCCGGAGAACACGGCAAGGGTTTTGCCGTCGTGGCTTCCGAGGTACGTAAGCTGGCAGAGCGGAGCCAGAAGGCAGCAGCAGAGATCAGCGAACTGTCCGCTTCCAGTGTGGAGGTGGCGGAAAAGGCAGGGGATCTTTTGACGAAGATGGTGCCGGATATCCAGCGAACCGCCGAACTGGTGCAGGAAATCAGCGCCGCCAGTAGAGAGCAGGATACAGGGGCCGAGCAGATCAACAAGGCGATCCAGCAGCTGGACCAGGTGATCCAGCAGAATGCGGGGGCGTCCGAAGAGATGGCCTCCACCGCCGAAGAGCTGGCTTCCCAGGCAGAACAACTCCAGTCTTCAATTTCCTTCTTCAGGATAGGTGACGGGGAATCGGTGAGAAAGAATACCGCGAAGGCCCCGTCTCCAACCAAAACCGTTCAGCCCCGCAAGGTGAAGATCCAGCATATTGCCCGTGCCGAAAAGGCGAACGGCTATCCTGCCAAGACTTCAGTTGGTCATGACCTGGATATGACAGGCGGAGTCGACCATTTTGATAAAGAGTTCGAGAAGTTTTAG
- a CDS encoding chemotaxis protein CheW — translation MEGSQIEGATQYLTFTLDEEVFALDIGKVREVLDYTTVTKVPQTPDFMRGVINLRGNVVPVVDMRLKFAIDATENTVNTCIIIVEVDVDGEITILGAMADSVQEVLDLEPDQIEPPPRIGARMRTDFIRGMGKRDEQFIMILDIDRIFSGEELAAVQAIDDDISQVSNG, via the coding sequence ATGGAAGGATCTCAGATTGAAGGTGCAACACAATACCTTACTTTTACCCTGGATGAAGAAGTCTTCGCCCTGGATATCGGCAAGGTGCGGGAGGTGCTGGATTACACGACGGTGACCAAGGTGCCCCAGACCCCCGATTTCATGCGAGGTGTCATCAACCTGCGCGGCAATGTGGTGCCGGTGGTGGACATGCGGCTGAAATTCGCCATCGATGCCACGGAGAATACCGTCAATACCTGTATCATCATCGTCGAGGTGGATGTGGACGGTGAGATCACGATCCTCGGTGCCATGGCCGATTCGGTGCAGGAGGTGCTGGATCTGGAGCCTGATCAGATCGAGCCGCCACCGCGAATCGGCGCCAGGATGAGGACCGATTTCATCCGCGGCATGGGCAAAAGGGATGAGCAATTCATCATGATCCTGGATATCGACAGGATCTTTTCCGGTGAAGAACTGGCTGCGGTGCAGGCCATTGATGACGATATCTCACAGGTTTCCAACGGCTGA
- a CDS encoding HAMP domain-containing methyl-accepting chemotaxis protein: MKVWDLKIGMRLGLGFGLVLVMLLLVGLVGYWGVNAVSGTTVAMLDGDAVIAQHSARARANILGLRRYEKDTFINIASMDKVDEYFKKWNGEREKVEERIASLEKVAVTTQDKEQVKIIKDKLAGYAAGYNKVYSLIKEGKILTTADANKAIGDVKDESHKMEATAVEFAQEANKRMEGAKKLVTAKQDKTVVMMLIVSLIAIAVGFLISILITRSIKKPISEAVDVANKLADGDLSVDIVVMSGDETGQLLSAMKNMIDSLRESALAAERVAAGDMSVEIKIRSDKDLLGQNLTAMVAAIKGILKETVTLITAIQEGKLDRRGDTSGYQGGWADLLTGINRLVDAFVTPFKMTADCVNRISKGDVPPQITDAYQGDFNEIKNNINQLIEAMNNVTLLAQEIAGGNLLVKVEDRSANDRLMQALALMVKKLTEIVTEVKNAADNVASGSQQMSSGSEEMSQGASEQAAAAEEASSSMEEMSSNIRQNADNALQTEKIAVKSAGDAREGGKAVEETVRAMKDIAGKISIIEEIARQTNLLALNAAIEAARAGEHGKGFAVVASEVRKLAERSQKAAAEISELSASSVDVAVRAGDLLTKMVPDIQRTAELVQEISAASREQDTGAEQINKAIQQLDQVIQQNAGASEEMASTAEELASQAEQLQCSISFFRIENVEQGRKAAARAPAYQKDKQPQRIRIQHMGNGEKANSHPSKSAVGHDLDMDSGVDHMDVDFEKY, from the coding sequence ATGAAGGTTTGGGACTTGAAGATTGGAATGAGGCTAGGCCTTGGCTTTGGACTGGTGCTGGTCATGTTGCTGCTGGTAGGGTTGGTTGGCTATTGGGGGGTAAACGCCGTATCGGGTACTACAGTGGCTATGCTGGACGGCGATGCGGTAATAGCCCAGCATTCTGCCCGTGCCCGGGCCAACATCCTCGGATTGCGGCGTTATGAAAAGGACACGTTCATCAACATCGCTTCCATGGATAAGGTGGATGAGTACTTCAAGAAGTGGAACGGGGAGCGGGAAAAGGTCGAGGAGCGGATTGCCTCCCTTGAAAAGGTAGCCGTGACTACGCAGGACAAGGAGCAGGTAAAGATCATCAAGGATAAGCTGGCTGGATACGCTGCCGGTTACAACAAAGTCTATTCCCTTATAAAAGAGGGGAAAATCTTGACTACTGCCGATGCCAACAAGGCCATTGGCGATGTGAAGGATGAAAGTCATAAAATGGAGGCGACGGCCGTTGAATTTGCCCAAGAGGCCAATAAACGCATGGAAGGGGCGAAGAAACTGGTAACGGCGAAACAGGACAAGACGGTGGTGATGATGCTTATCGTCAGCCTGATCGCCATAGCTGTTGGATTCCTGATCAGCATCCTCATCACCCGCAGCATCAAGAAACCGATTTCGGAAGCGGTTGATGTCGCCAATAAGCTGGCGGATGGAGACCTGTCGGTGGATATCGTGGTTATGTCCGGCGATGAGACCGGTCAGCTGTTGAGTGCCATGAAGAACATGATCGACAGTCTGCGTGAATCGGCGCTGGCTGCGGAAAGGGTGGCAGCAGGGGATATGTCCGTCGAGATAAAAATCCGTTCGGACAAGGACCTCCTGGGTCAGAACCTGACGGCAATGGTTGCTGCCATCAAGGGCATACTCAAGGAAACGGTCACCCTCATTACAGCCATTCAGGAAGGAAAGCTGGATCGGCGCGGCGACACCTCCGGTTACCAGGGGGGATGGGCCGATCTGTTGACCGGAATCAACAGGCTGGTGGATGCCTTTGTAACGCCATTCAAAATGACCGCCGATTGTGTCAATCGCATCAGCAAGGGTGACGTACCGCCGCAGATTACCGATGCCTATCAAGGGGATTTTAACGAGATCAAGAACAACATCAATCAGCTGATAGAGGCGATGAACAATGTTACACTGCTGGCCCAGGAGATTGCGGGGGGTAATCTCCTGGTCAAGGTGGAAGATCGCTCGGCAAACGACCGCCTGATGCAGGCCCTGGCCCTGATGGTGAAAAAGTTGACGGAGATTGTCACCGAGGTCAAAAACGCTGCCGATAACGTGGCCTCAGGGAGCCAGCAGATGTCGTCGGGCTCGGAAGAAATGTCCCAGGGGGCAAGCGAGCAGGCGGCAGCTGCCGAAGAGGCATCATCCAGCATGGAAGAGATGTCATCCAACATCAGGCAGAACGCCGACAACGCCCTGCAGACGGAAAAGATAGCGGTGAAATCTGCCGGCGACGCCCGTGAAGGGGGCAAGGCAGTGGAAGAAACGGTCCGTGCCATGAAGGACATCGCCGGGAAGATATCCATCATCGAAGAGATCGCCCGCCAGACAAACCTGCTGGCGCTGAATGCAGCCATAGAGGCCGCCCGTGCGGGAGAACACGGCAAGGGTTTTGCGGTGGTTGCCTCCGAGGTGCGCAAGCTGGCAGAGCGGAGCCAGAAGGCCGCAGCAGAGATCAGCGAACTGTCCGCCTCAAGCGTTGACGTGGCGGTAAGGGCTGGGGACCTGCTGACGAAGATGGTGCCGGATATCCAGCGAACCGCCGAACTGGTGCAGGAAATCAGCGCCGCCAGCAGAGAGCAGGATACCGGCGCCGAGCAGATCAACAAGGCGATCCAGCAGCTGGACCAGGTGATCCAGCAGAATGCGGGGGCGTCCGAAGAGATGGCTTCCACTGCCGAAGAGCTGGCTTCTCAAGCAGAGCAGCTCCAATGTTCAATCTCCTTTTTCCGAATTGAGAATGTCGAGCAGGGGAGAAAAGCCGCTGCCAGGGCACCTGCTTACCAGAAAGACAAGCAACCCCAAAGGATCAGGATTCAGCACATGGGCAATGGGGAAAAGGCCAACAGCCATCCATCCAAGTCTGCCGTAGGCCATGATCTGGATATGGACAGCGGAGTCGACCACATGGACGTGGATTTCGAAAAATACTGA
- a CDS encoding CheR family methyltransferase produces the protein MDHASDAALNGRQSLSTKDFNRLSQFIYDELGIKMPPAKKTMLEARLQKRLRTLDISSFSDYCEYLFSSEGMEEEMVQMTDLVTTNKTDFFREPEHFDYLLNRVLPEWENKHRGKKLMVWSAGCSSGEEPYTLAMVLSEFGEACPGFRFEILATDISSRVLEKARLAIYEEERVIPVPMALKKKYLLRGKDKNNPRVRIIPALRDKVHFRRLNFMDGDFGMREQLDIIFCRNVIIYFDRQTQERLLNHFYMHMAQGSHIFMGHSETLNGLNVPLTAVHPTVYRKLR, from the coding sequence ATGGACCATGCTTCCGACGCTGCTCTGAATGGACGTCAATCCTTGTCGACAAAGGATTTTAACCGGTTGAGCCAGTTCATATACGATGAGCTGGGCATAAAGATGCCGCCGGCAAAAAAAACAATGCTCGAGGCGCGGCTGCAGAAACGGCTGCGTACCCTGGATATATCTTCATTCAGTGACTACTGCGAGTATCTTTTCAGTAGCGAAGGGATGGAAGAAGAGATGGTCCAGATGACCGACCTGGTGACGACCAATAAGACCGATTTTTTCCGCGAACCTGAACACTTCGATTATCTTTTGAACAGGGTTCTCCCCGAATGGGAAAACAAGCACAGGGGGAAAAAGCTTATGGTCTGGAGCGCCGGCTGTTCCTCGGGAGAGGAGCCATATACCCTGGCCATGGTGCTATCCGAGTTTGGTGAAGCCTGTCCTGGGTTCAGATTCGAAATTTTGGCTACCGATATTTCCTCACGGGTCCTGGAGAAAGCCAGGCTTGCCATATATGAGGAAGAGCGGGTGATTCCTGTCCCCATGGCCCTGAAGAAAAAGTATCTGCTGCGCGGCAAAGACAAAAACAATCCCCGGGTGAGGATTATCCCTGCCCTGCGCGACAAGGTCCATTTTCGCAGGCTGAATTTCATGGATGGCGATTTCGGCATGCGGGAACAGCTGGATATTATTTTTTGCAGAAATGTCATTATTTATTTCGACCGTCAGACTCAGGAGCGGCTCTTGAACCACTTTTACATGCACATGGCTCAAGGTTCGCATATTTTCATGGGGCACTCCGAAACCCTCAACGGATTAAACGTGCCACTTACGGCGGTTCATCCGACTGTCTACAGGAAACTCAGATGA
- a CDS encoding protein-glutamate methylesterase/protein-glutamine glutaminase, translating to MKDKIRVLVVDDSAVVRQTMVEILESDPQIKVIATAADPFIAADRIRDEVPDVITLDVEMPRMDGITFLHKIMSQHPIPVVMCSSLTDLGSETALKALEYGAVEIIQKPRMGTKQFLEESRMRICDVVKAASQARLRKVAAKPRAIAPKLTADVIMAKPSSKAMMQTTEKVVVVGASTGGTEALRAFLEVLPADSPGIVIVQHMPEGFTRAFSQRLDGICRVSVKEAENNDTVVRGRALIAPGNHHLLLKRSGARYYVEVKEGPLVSRHRPSVDVLFRSAARYAGKNAVGVIMTGMGDDGAKGMLEMKEAGAKTIAQDEATSVVFGMPNEAIKLGGVDLVRPLDCIAREVIRLCD from the coding sequence ATGAAAGATAAAATTCGCGTGCTCGTTGTGGATGATTCTGCTGTGGTTCGGCAGACGATGGTGGAAATCCTCGAGTCTGACCCCCAGATCAAAGTCATTGCCACGGCAGCTGACCCGTTTATTGCCGCTGACCGCATCAGAGACGAGGTGCCTGACGTCATAACCCTTGATGTGGAAATGCCTCGCATGGACGGTATTACCTTTCTCCACAAGATAATGAGCCAGCACCCGATTCCGGTGGTGATGTGTTCCAGTCTTACGGATTTAGGCTCGGAGACGGCCTTGAAAGCTTTGGAATACGGAGCTGTGGAAATTATCCAGAAACCGCGGATGGGAACGAAGCAGTTTCTGGAAGAATCCAGGATGAGGATCTGCGATGTGGTCAAGGCTGCCAGCCAGGCCAGATTAAGAAAGGTGGCGGCAAAGCCGCGTGCCATTGCCCCGAAACTGACAGCTGACGTCATTATGGCAAAACCGAGTTCCAAGGCTATGATGCAGACCACGGAGAAAGTTGTGGTGGTGGGAGCCTCCACCGGGGGAACCGAGGCATTGCGCGCCTTCCTGGAGGTCCTGCCTGCGGACAGCCCGGGAATAGTCATTGTGCAGCACATGCCAGAAGGTTTTACGCGGGCTTTTTCCCAGAGGTTGGACGGAATATGCCGGGTTTCCGTGAAGGAGGCGGAAAATAACGATACGGTGGTGCGTGGGCGGGCTCTCATTGCCCCTGGCAATCATCACCTGCTGTTGAAAAGAAGCGGCGCCCGCTATTACGTAGAGGTTAAGGAGGGGCCCCTTGTCTCCAGGCATCGCCCGTCTGTCGACGTGCTCTTTCGCTCGGCAGCCCGCTATGCCGGTAAAAATGCCGTGGGGGTTATCATGACTGGCATGGGGGACGACGGCGCCAAGGGAATGCTGGAAATGAAAGAGGCGGGGGCAAAGACCATCGCCCAGGACGAGGCGACTTCGGTGGTGTTCGGTATGCCGAATGAAGCGATAAAACTGGGGGGGGTTGATCTGGTTCGGCCTCTGGATTGCATAGCAAGAGAAGTTATACGCCTGTGTGATTAG
- a CDS encoding EAL and HDOD domain-containing protein produces the protein MGQEKFFLGRQPILDINQKIIGFELLFRSAESLCSANITDSFQASASVIINALTDFGTNEVLGRHKGYFNVDLEMLMSDSLELLPREQVVVELLETIEINSQVIERCRELKKQGFTIALDDHEYNPAFEELYTLTDIIKVDILQTSPERIPEMMQLLKRWPLTMLAEKVETAEQYAFCSAQGFQLFQGYFFAHPVVLKQKRVDIAQLTLTKLLEKVMREAELSEIEETFKENPNLTYNLLRLVNSVAIGLRERIKTLRHALMVLGLQQLKRWIMLALYASKSDQGVFSPLLEIAASRGKLMELLVKKQQALLVNTDFSDRAFMTGVLSLVDSLFEVSMEEMVQQLNLDDDIRRALLAREGILGHFLQLTETVEQADFKMASQLMNRTKLTPDHLLEAQLETINWTNGLTGMV, from the coding sequence GTGGGGCAGGAAAAATTCTTTCTAGGACGTCAACCGATTCTGGACATAAACCAGAAGATAATCGGCTTCGAGCTTCTCTTCCGCTCGGCGGAAAGTCTCTGTTCTGCCAATATCACCGACAGCTTCCAGGCCAGTGCCAGTGTCATAATCAATGCCCTCACTGACTTCGGCACTAACGAGGTACTTGGTCGGCACAAGGGGTATTTCAACGTGGACCTGGAGATGCTCATGAGCGACAGCCTGGAACTTTTGCCCCGGGAACAGGTGGTGGTTGAGCTCTTGGAGACCATCGAAATAAACAGTCAAGTGATCGAGCGCTGCAGGGAACTCAAAAAGCAGGGTTTTACCATAGCTCTTGATGATCATGAATACAACCCGGCCTTTGAAGAGCTTTACACGCTGACCGACATTATCAAAGTGGACATCCTCCAGACCTCACCTGAGAGAATTCCGGAAATGATGCAGCTGTTGAAGCGCTGGCCCCTCACCATGCTGGCGGAAAAGGTGGAGACAGCCGAACAATACGCTTTCTGCTCAGCCCAAGGTTTTCAGTTGTTTCAGGGCTATTTTTTTGCCCATCCGGTAGTCTTGAAACAGAAGCGGGTGGACATTGCCCAGCTGACACTGACAAAACTGCTGGAAAAGGTGATGAGAGAGGCGGAGTTGAGCGAGATCGAGGAAACCTTCAAGGAAAACCCGAACCTTACTTACAACCTGCTGCGGCTGGTGAATTCGGTGGCCATCGGCCTGAGAGAGAGAATCAAGACCCTGCGTCACGCTCTTATGGTTTTAGGGCTGCAGCAGTTGAAACGGTGGATCATGCTGGCCCTTTATGCCAGCAAAAGCGACCAGGGGGTATTCAGCCCTCTTCTGGAAATTGCGGCAAGCAGGGGCAAACTGATGGAACTTCTGGTCAAAAAACAGCAAGCCTTGCTCGTTAACACTGATTTTTCGGATCGTGCGTTCATGACCGGTGTTCTTTCTCTGGTTGATTCACTGTTTGAGGTTTCCATGGAAGAGATGGTGCAGCAGCTCAATCTGGATGATGATATCCGCCGGGCTTTACTGGCTCGGGAAGGGATTCTCGGCCATTTTCTGCAACTGACGGAGACGGTTGAACAGGCCGATTTCAAAATGGCGAGCCAACTGATGAACCGGACGAAACTGACACCCGATCATCTTCTGGAAGCCCAACTGGAGACGATTAACTGGACCAATGGCTTGACAGGCATGGTCTAA
- the kdsB gene encoding 3-deoxy-manno-octulosonate cytidylyltransferase → MKITAIIPARYASTRFEGKALAQIQGKPMVQHVYERTLKASLVSEVIVATDDERIVAAVRAFGGRAEMTSRSHETGTDRLAEVAARLDSDIIVNVQGDEPLIDPAMIDEAISPLAEDSSLLMGTLKTRIKSLHDFLSPNVVKVVTDWEGYALYFSRSPLPNFRDKWNDLKDEAFSSRKLLCFKHVGLYVYRREFLLQFAQMSPTYLEMAEKLEQLRVLENGYRIKVVETDFESIGVDTPGDLDKVLERLKDRG, encoded by the coding sequence ATGAAGATAACTGCAATTATCCCCGCAAGATATGCTTCGACCCGTTTCGAAGGGAAAGCCCTGGCTCAGATTCAGGGAAAGCCCATGGTGCAGCATGTTTACGAACGTACCCTGAAGGCATCGCTGGTCTCGGAAGTTATCGTGGCCACCGACGATGAGCGTATCGTTGCGGCTGTTCGTGCTTTCGGCGGCAGAGCGGAAATGACCTCCAGGTCCCATGAGACCGGCACCGACCGCCTGGCTGAGGTGGCTGCCCGGCTCGATTCGGACATTATCGTCAATGTACAGGGAGACGAACCCCTCATAGATCCGGCAATGATCGATGAGGCCATCAGTCCCCTTGCCGAGGACTCTTCCCTGCTCATGGGAACACTCAAGACACGCATCAAGAGCCTGCATGACTTTCTCAGTCCCAACGTGGTCAAGGTTGTAACCGATTGGGAGGGGTATGCCCTCTATTTTTCCCGTTCGCCGCTGCCGAACTTTCGCGACAAATGGAATGATCTGAAGGACGAGGCGTTCTCCTCACGTAAGCTGCTCTGCTTCAAACATGTGGGGCTGTACGTCTACAGGCGCGAGTTCCTTCTTCAGTTCGCCCAGATGTCACCCACCTATCTTGAGATGGCGGAAAAACTGGAACAGCTCAGGGTTTTGGAGAATGGTTATCGCATCAAGGTGGTCGAGACCGATTTTGAATCGATCGGTGTCGATACACCTGGTGACCTGGATAAGGTGCTGGAAAGGTTGAAGGACCGGGGATAA
- a CDS encoding CTP synthase, with amino-acid sequence MKTKFIFVTGGVVSSIGKGLAAASLGALLESRGLRVTHQKLDPYINVDPGTMSPFQHGEVFVTDDGAETDLDLGHYERYTSARLSKKSNFTTGQVYFSVIEKERRGDYLGGTVQVIPHITDEIKSKIIENAKGSDIAIIEIGGTVGDIESLPFLEAIRQFKADRGAANVLYLHVTLVPFIKTADELKTKPTQHSVKELREIGIQPDILICRCEQDLPRDMKAKIALFCNVEEKAVITSQDAEHIYAVPLALHREGLDEQVVEKLNIWTKAPDLAPWQQVVEKLMNPSHGKVRIAIVGKYVNLTESYKSLSEALTHGGIANDCRVHLTYLDSEKIEQEGIDGLLEDVDGILVPGGFGERGTEGKIKTIEFARTRKIPFFGICLGMQMAVVEYARNVCGLEDAFSSEFKPDCLNPVIHLMEEQKGVSRKGGTMRLGAYPCTLTKGSFAQKAYGTLDISERHRHRYEFNNKNRTVLVENGLVLSGVYKEGDLVEIVEITDHPWFVGCQFHPEFKSKPLNPHPLFKAFIAAALQNKKA; translated from the coding sequence ATGAAAACCAAATTTATTTTTGTAACCGGCGGCGTTGTGTCCTCCATCGGCAAGGGACTCGCCGCCGCTTCTTTGGGTGCTCTGCTGGAGTCCAGAGGCCTCAGGGTAACCCATCAGAAGCTGGATCCCTATATAAATGTGGATCCGGGAACCATGTCACCATTCCAGCATGGCGAAGTATTTGTTACCGATGACGGTGCCGAAACCGACCTTGACCTGGGGCATTATGAGCGCTACACCTCAGCCCGCCTTTCGAAAAAGAGCAATTTTACGACCGGACAGGTTTATTTTTCGGTAATTGAGAAGGAACGGCGGGGTGACTATCTGGGGGGGACGGTCCAGGTCATTCCCCATATAACCGACGAAATAAAATCGAAGATCATCGAGAACGCCAAAGGGTCGGACATTGCCATTATCGAGATCGGCGGGACGGTCGGCGACATAGAATCGCTCCCTTTCCTTGAGGCTATCCGCCAGTTCAAGGCTGACCGTGGCGCGGCCAATGTCCTTTACCTCCATGTGACGCTGGTCCCGTTCATCAAGACTGCCGACGAATTGAAGACCAAACCTACCCAGCACTCGGTGAAAGAGTTGCGGGAGATCGGCATTCAGCCTGATATTCTCATTTGCCGATGTGAGCAGGATCTGCCCCGGGACATGAAGGCAAAGATTGCCCTCTTCTGCAATGTGGAAGAAAAAGCAGTCATAACCTCCCAGGACGCTGAGCATATCTATGCCGTTCCATTGGCTCTTCACCGGGAAGGTCTGGACGAGCAGGTGGTGGAAAAGCTCAATATCTGGACCAAGGCTCCAGACCTGGCCCCATGGCAGCAGGTCGTGGAAAAGCTGATGAATCCAAGTCACGGCAAGGTACGTATTGCCATCGTCGGTAAGTACGTCAACCTGACCGAATCGTACAAATCGCTATCCGAAGCCCTTACCCACGGCGGCATTGCAAATGATTGCCGGGTACACCTGACTTACCTGGATTCGGAAAAGATAGAGCAGGAGGGCATAGACGGCCTTCTTGAGGATGTGGACGGGATTCTGGTGCCGGGCGGCTTTGGTGAAAGGGGTACCGAGGGGAAAATAAAGACAATCGAGTTTGCCAGGACGCGAAAAATCCCGTTTTTCGGCATCTGTCTCGGCATGCAGATGGCGGTGGTGGAGTATGCCCGCAATGTTTGCGGCTTGGAGGATGCGTTTTCCAGCGAGTTCAAGCCCGACTGTCTGAATCCGGTCATACATTTAATGGAAGAGCAGAAAGGTGTCAGCCGCAAGGGGGGAACCATGCGCCTGGGGGCCTACCCCTGCACCTTGACCAAAGGGAGCTTTGCCCAGAAGGCGTACGGGACACTGGATATATCCGAGCGCCACCGTCACCGCTACGAGTTCAATAACAAGAACCGCACTGTACTTGTGGAAAACGGGCTGGTCCTTTCTGGTGTTTACAAGGAAGGGGATCTTGTTGAAATTGTCGAGATAACAGACCATCCGTGGTTTGTCGGTTGCCAATTCCACCCTGAATTCAAATCAAAGCCGCTCAATCCGCATCCTCTTTTCAAGGCGTTCATTGCCGCTGCGCTGCAGAACAAAAAAGCGTAA